From Thermomonas sp. XSG, one genomic window encodes:
- a CDS encoding lysophospholipid acyltransferase family protein → MIQLEQRLQQRFPHWFRGRRAVLARPLLRGIARWSRLDEIDAFLAANRHVRGFDFVAAAMRHLGAGYVTSDADRARIPAHGRLLIVANHPSGALDALALLDLVGQVRRDVRIVANDFLSALGGLGELLLPVRILGGRPAPDSLRAIRAALGRGECVIVFPAGEVSRLGPRGIRDGRWRRGFLRFARACAAPVLPVRIDARNSMLFYGASALFKPVGTALLAREMFARRARRVLLRVGTPRAIPADAGDEALLRDIRRELYALGTRRQCEEPAGSGPEPVAAAADPALVGAAVAGLRLLGRTSDGKQIRVGALAVDSPLLHEIGRLRELTFRAVGEGTGRRLDLDAWDSWYEHIVLWDEAAAKIAGAYRIARGAPVLAAHGLRGLYTASLFDYGEDALARIAQGMELGRSFVAQDYWGSRSIDYLWQGIGAYLRAHPRVRYLFGAVSISAALPAAARAQIVAHYAHWHGGPQGDVVSRRPFHYEPADPGDAALDADTAFRVLKANLDALGAQVPMLYKQYVELCEPGGARFLAFGVDPDFSDSVDGLIEVDIQRMRPKKRQRYLGAGNPTSAPVAATAGAEE, encoded by the coding sequence ATGATCCAGCTCGAACAGCGCCTGCAGCAGCGTTTCCCGCACTGGTTCCGCGGCCGCCGGGCGGTATTGGCCAGGCCGCTGTTGCGCGGCATCGCGCGCTGGTCGCGGCTGGACGAGATCGATGCTTTCCTCGCCGCCAACCGGCATGTGCGCGGCTTCGACTTCGTCGCCGCGGCGATGCGCCATCTGGGGGCGGGGTACGTGACCAGCGATGCGGACCGGGCGCGGATCCCGGCGCATGGGCGGCTGCTGATCGTCGCCAACCATCCTTCCGGGGCGCTGGATGCGCTGGCGCTGCTGGACCTGGTGGGGCAGGTGCGGCGCGACGTGCGCATCGTCGCCAACGATTTCCTGTCCGCGCTGGGCGGGCTGGGCGAGCTGCTGCTGCCGGTGCGCATCCTCGGCGGGCGACCGGCGCCGGACAGCCTGCGCGCGATCCGCGCGGCGCTGGGGCGCGGCGAATGCGTGATCGTGTTCCCGGCCGGTGAGGTCTCGCGCCTGGGCCCGCGCGGGATCCGCGACGGCCGCTGGCGGCGCGGCTTCCTGCGCTTCGCCCGCGCCTGCGCTGCGCCGGTGCTGCCGGTGCGCATCGATGCGCGCAACTCGATGCTGTTCTACGGGGCCTCGGCACTGTTCAAGCCGGTGGGCACGGCGCTGCTGGCGCGCGAGATGTTCGCCCGCCGCGCGCGCCGGGTGCTGCTACGGGTGGGGACGCCACGCGCGATCCCGGCCGATGCCGGCGACGAGGCGCTGCTGCGGGATATCCGCCGCGAGCTCTATGCGTTGGGCACCCGCCGGCAGTGCGAAGAGCCGGCGGGCAGCGGCCCCGAGCCGGTGGCCGCGGCCGCCGACCCGGCGCTGGTCGGCGCGGCCGTGGCTGGGTTGCGCCTGCTCGGCCGGACCAGCGACGGCAAGCAGATCCGGGTCGGCGCCCTGGCAGTGGACTCGCCGCTGCTGCACGAGATCGGTCGGCTGCGCGAGCTGACCTTCCGCGCGGTGGGCGAAGGCACCGGCCGCCGCCTCGACCTAGACGCCTGGGACAGCTGGTACGAACACATCGTGCTGTGGGACGAGGCCGCGGCGAAGATCGCCGGCGCCTACCGCATCGCCCGCGGCGCGCCGGTACTGGCCGCGCACGGCCTGCGAGGTCTCTACACCGCCAGTCTGTTCGACTACGGCGAGGACGCGCTGGCGCGGATCGCCCAGGGCATGGAGCTGGGCCGCAGTTTCGTGGCGCAGGACTACTGGGGCAGCCGCAGCATCGATTACCTCTGGCAGGGCATCGGCGCCTACCTGCGCGCGCATCCGCGGGTGCGCTACCTGTTCGGCGCGGTCTCGATCAGCGCCGCACTGCCGGCGGCGGCGCGTGCGCAGATCGTCGCCCACTACGCGCATTGGCATGGCGGCCCGCAGGGCGATGTGGTGTCGCGCCGACCGTTCCACTACGAGCCCGCCGACCCCGGCGATGCCGCGCTGGACGCCGACACCGCCTTCCGCGTGCTCAAGGCCAATCTCGACGCGCTGGGCGCGCAGGTGCCGATGCTCTACAAACAGTACGTCGAACTGTGCGAACCGGGCGGTGCGCGCTTCCTCGCCTTCGGCGTCGATCCCGATTTCAGCGATTCCGTGGATGGCCTGATCGAAGTGGACATCCAGCGGATGCGGCCGAAGAAGCGCCAACGCTATCTCGGTGCTGGAAATCCCACATCCGCACCGGTGGCCGCCACGGCCGGCGCGGAGGAATAG
- a CDS encoding OmpA family protein translates to MAAGRVGMLVGAMVLCGACTRAPNAAVDAPTGGAASAAPVAAATAEAPKTAGEFDFPAIPQIVVPDVVGIGPAQRTLEASMQDIIDPIAGIRVRPATCTGDGALVNDAGITSVDAQGNLLRNGDAGIFRINADGSGTANYGGGLITVNADGSGTINGSGEDGADDALISVEADGSGSYNGRYGIIRLDGQGGGTWNGDSGLIRNNGDGSGTWNGPQGIVTINADGSGSWNGPHGLVVNDGDGNGRIGAPAREVKMAPIPRVAPAGRFPPLKKFAPPGAPCGFVVTLEDRVLFDFDKSDIRPDAAKVLDTLATALNQVQAKSMEIRGHTDAKGSDPYNQALSERRAQAVLTALRQRQAAQGADARGYGESQPVAPNELNGQDNPAGRQLNRRVEIFVRT, encoded by the coding sequence ATGGCGGCAGGACGCGTGGGAATGCTGGTGGGGGCGATGGTGCTGTGCGGCGCTTGCACGCGTGCACCCAATGCCGCGGTGGACGCGCCCACGGGCGGCGCGGCCAGCGCGGCGCCGGTGGCAGCGGCCACGGCGGAAGCGCCGAAAACGGCAGGCGAGTTCGACTTCCCCGCCATCCCGCAGATCGTGGTGCCCGATGTCGTCGGCATCGGCCCGGCGCAGCGGACGCTGGAGGCATCGATGCAGGACATCATCGACCCGATCGCCGGCATCCGCGTCCGTCCGGCCACCTGCACGGGCGACGGCGCGCTGGTCAATGACGCGGGCATCACCAGCGTCGATGCACAGGGCAACCTGCTGCGCAACGGCGATGCGGGCATCTTCCGCATCAATGCCGACGGCAGCGGCACCGCCAACTACGGCGGCGGCCTCATCACCGTCAATGCCGATGGCAGCGGCACCATCAACGGGAGCGGCGAGGATGGGGCCGACGACGCGTTGATTTCGGTCGAGGCCGACGGCTCGGGCAGCTACAACGGGCGTTACGGGATCATCCGGCTGGACGGGCAAGGTGGCGGCACCTGGAATGGCGATAGCGGCCTGATCCGCAATAACGGCGATGGTTCGGGCACCTGGAACGGTCCGCAGGGCATCGTCACCATCAACGCCGATGGCAGCGGCAGCTGGAACGGACCGCACGGGCTGGTCGTCAACGACGGCGACGGCAATGGGCGCATCGGCGCGCCCGCGCGTGAGGTGAAGATGGCGCCGATCCCGAGAGTGGCCCCCGCGGGCCGCTTTCCGCCGCTGAAGAAGTTCGCGCCGCCGGGCGCTCCGTGCGGATTCGTCGTCACCCTGGAGGATCGGGTCCTGTTCGACTTCGACAAGTCGGACATCCGTCCGGACGCGGCCAAGGTGCTGGACACGTTGGCTACCGCACTCAACCAGGTACAAGCCAAGTCGATGGAGATCCGCGGCCATACCGATGCCAAGGGCAGCGATCCTTACAACCAGGCGCTGTCCGAGCGCCGCGCGCAGGCGGTATTGACGGCGCTGCGGCAGCGCCAAGCGGCACAGGGTGCTGATGCGCGTGGCTACGGCGAATCACAACCGGTGGCCCCCAACGAGCTCAACGGGCAGGACAACCCCGCCGGCCGCCAGCTCAACCGGCGGGTGGAGATCTTCGTGCGGACCTGA
- a CDS encoding ATP-binding cassette domain-containing protein, whose translation MPLLHFQNVDYGVGGPLLLDHVDLTIEPGERVCIVGRNGAGKSTLMRLMAGEIRPDDGEIRVQNGVVVARMAQEVPLDTHGSVFDVVAAGLGDLGALLARYHHAVHDGDMDAMADAQAQIEARHGWDLDRRVEQVLERLELPGEADFAALSGGMKRRVLLAQALVRAPDILLLDEPTNHLDIEAIDWLEGFLKAFAGSIVFVTHDRSFLRALATRIVEIDRGQVTSWPGDYDNYLRRREERLHAQAQENARFDKLLAQEEVWIRQGIKARRTRNEGRVTALKAMRRERAARREVTGKVKMEAASAQASGKKVIEMTGVSQAFGDRVILRDASTTILRGDKVGIIGPNGSGKSTLLKILLGELTPDAGTVTLGTNLQIAYFDQHRSQLDETRSALENVAGGRDFVEINGSRKHIIGYLQEFLFSPERARAPITRLSGGERNRLLLARLFAQPSNLLVMDEPTNDLDVETLELLEELLLDYQGTLLLVSHDRDFLDNVVTSTLALEGDGRLGDYVGGYTDWLRQRPVAQATAAASPASPASPAAPAPVPAAAPAPAKKKLSFKDQRELELLPARIEQLETDIAARSAAMQDPAFYRQDAAAQQRANTELAAQQAELDAAYARWEALDG comes from the coding sequence ATGCCTCTCCTCCATTTCCAGAACGTCGACTACGGCGTCGGCGGCCCGCTGCTGCTCGACCACGTCGACCTCACCATCGAACCCGGCGAACGCGTCTGCATCGTCGGCCGCAACGGCGCCGGCAAGTCCACCCTGATGCGGCTGATGGCCGGCGAGATCCGGCCCGACGACGGCGAGATCCGCGTGCAGAACGGCGTGGTGGTGGCGCGGATGGCGCAGGAAGTGCCGCTGGACACCCACGGCAGCGTTTTCGACGTGGTGGCCGCAGGCCTGGGCGACTTGGGCGCGCTGCTGGCGCGCTACCACCACGCCGTGCACGACGGCGACATGGACGCGATGGCGGACGCGCAGGCGCAGATCGAGGCGCGCCACGGTTGGGACCTGGACCGTCGGGTGGAGCAGGTGCTGGAACGGCTGGAGCTGCCGGGCGAGGCCGATTTCGCCGCGCTCTCGGGCGGCATGAAGCGGCGCGTGCTGCTGGCGCAGGCGCTGGTGCGCGCGCCCGACATCCTGCTGCTGGACGAACCCACCAACCACCTCGACATCGAGGCCATCGACTGGCTGGAAGGCTTCCTCAAGGCGTTCGCCGGCAGCATTGTCTTCGTCACTCACGACCGCAGCTTCCTGCGCGCGCTGGCCACCCGCATCGTCGAGATCGACCGCGGCCAGGTGACCAGCTGGCCCGGCGACTACGACAACTATCTGCGCCGCCGCGAGGAACGCCTGCACGCGCAGGCGCAGGAGAACGCACGCTTCGACAAGCTGCTGGCGCAGGAGGAAGTGTGGATCCGCCAGGGCATCAAGGCCCGCCGCACCCGCAACGAGGGCCGGGTGACCGCCCTCAAGGCGATGCGCCGCGAGCGCGCCGCGCGCCGTGAAGTCACCGGCAAGGTGAAGATGGAAGCCGCCAGCGCGCAGGCTTCCGGCAAGAAGGTCATCGAGATGACCGGGGTATCGCAGGCGTTCGGCGACAGGGTCATCCTGCGCGACGCCTCGACCACAATCCTGCGCGGCGACAAGGTCGGCATCATCGGCCCCAACGGTTCCGGCAAATCGACCCTGCTGAAGATCCTGCTGGGTGAACTGACGCCCGATGCCGGCACGGTGACGCTGGGCACCAACCTGCAGATCGCCTATTTCGACCAGCACCGCAGCCAGCTGGACGAAACCCGCAGCGCGCTCGAAAACGTGGCCGGCGGGCGCGACTTCGTGGAGATCAACGGCAGCCGCAAGCACATCATCGGCTACCTGCAGGAGTTCCTGTTCTCGCCGGAACGCGCGCGCGCGCCGATCACCCGCCTGTCCGGCGGCGAACGCAACCGCCTGCTGCTGGCACGGCTGTTCGCGCAGCCTTCCAACCTGCTGGTGATGGACGAACCCACCAACGACCTGGACGTGGAAACGCTGGAACTGCTGGAGGAACTCCTGCTGGACTACCAGGGCACCCTGCTGCTGGTCAGCCACGACCGCGATTTCCTCGACAACGTGGTGACCAGCACGCTGGCGCTGGAAGGCGACGGCCGGCTGGGCGACTACGTGGGCGGCTACACCGACTGGCTGCGCCAGCGGCCGGTGGCGCAGGCCACTGCGGCAGCGTCGCCCGCCTCGCCCGCCTCGCCTGCCGCACCTGCGCCCGTCCCCGCGGCTGCACCGGCGCCAGCGAAGAAGAAACTCAGCTTCAAGGACCAGCGCGAACTGGAACTGCTGCCCGCGAGGATCGAACAGCTGGAAACCGACATCGCCGCGCGCAGCGCCGCCATGCAGGACCCGGCGTTCTACCGGCAGGACGCCGCCGCGCAGCAGCGCGCGAATACCGAACTGGCCGCGCAGCAGGCCGAGCTGGACGCCGCCTACGCACGCTGGGAAGCGCTGGACGGCTGA
- a CDS encoding UDP-2,3-diacylglucosamine diphosphatase — protein sequence MVRAVPPPAPRRAVFISDVHLGARHCHAAELADFLAGLRCERLYLVGDIVDLWWMAQRRASWGAAHNRVVEALHALHRRGTELVYIPGNHDRPIRRFCGLALPATRVRRRAVHVTADGRRLLVTHGDDYDAVTHFGSLQEKFGDWLYYRILTGNQWLNALRARLGLRYWSLSEFLKSKSGAAERYIGRFVLAGLDDARRRGLDGIVCGHIHRAALLQRDGLVYANDGDWVESLSALVEEADGTLRLLSHLGHVWAEIPPRLRSAQLPAHDGREAEAA from the coding sequence GTGGTCCGCGCGGTGCCGCCGCCGGCTCCGCGTCGCGCGGTTTTCATTTCGGACGTGCACCTGGGCGCGCGCCATTGCCACGCGGCCGAGCTGGCCGATTTCCTCGCTGGACTGCGCTGCGAGCGGCTGTACCTGGTCGGCGACATCGTCGACCTGTGGTGGATGGCGCAGCGGCGCGCCAGCTGGGGCGCCGCGCACAACCGCGTGGTGGAGGCCCTGCATGCGCTGCACCGGCGCGGCACCGAACTGGTCTACATCCCCGGCAACCACGACCGCCCGATCCGCCGCTTCTGCGGGCTGGCGCTGCCGGCGACGCGGGTGCGCCGGCGCGCGGTCCACGTCACCGCCGATGGTCGCCGCCTGCTGGTGACGCATGGCGACGACTACGACGCGGTGACGCACTTCGGCAGCCTGCAGGAAAAATTCGGCGACTGGCTGTACTACCGAATCCTCACCGGCAACCAGTGGCTGAACGCGCTGCGCGCCCGGCTGGGGCTGCGCTACTGGTCGCTGTCGGAGTTCCTGAAATCGAAGAGCGGTGCTGCCGAACGCTACATCGGGCGGTTCGTGCTGGCCGGGCTCGACGACGCGCGCCGGCGCGGGCTGGATGGCATCGTCTGCGGGCATATCCACCGTGCCGCGCTGTTGCAGCGCGATGGGCTGGTCTACGCCAACGACGGCGACTGGGTGGAAAGCCTGAGCGCGCTGGTCGAAGAGGCCGACGGCACCCTGCGGCTGCTCTCGCATCTGGGCCATGTGTGGGCGGAAATTCCGCCGCGTCTGCGGTCGGCGCAATTGCCCGCCCACGATGGCCGCGAGGCGGAAGCCGCATGA
- a CDS encoding SRPBCC family protein, whose translation MSTMLFPVGRIRRTGTGFQGHLSRDLEHEADAVWAMLTESASMAQWLAPGSIQQQPGGAVRIDFADSGIVIDSTVTAFEPGRVLEYSWSSGEQPQRPLRWELHPRGAGTRLDLFVEVPADEDIAKACAGFEGHLEMLATALEGVSTRFPFDLFVQTRKSYAEQVARLG comes from the coding sequence ATGAGCACCATGCTGTTTCCGGTCGGGCGCATCCGGCGCACCGGCACCGGCTTCCAAGGCCACCTCTCGCGCGACCTGGAGCATGAGGCGGATGCGGTCTGGGCCATGCTCACCGAGTCCGCGTCGATGGCGCAGTGGCTGGCGCCGGGCAGCATCCAGCAGCAGCCGGGCGGCGCGGTGCGGATCGATTTCGCCGACAGCGGCATCGTCATCGACAGCACGGTGACCGCGTTCGAGCCGGGGCGGGTGCTGGAGTATTCGTGGAGCAGCGGCGAACAGCCGCAGCGTCCGCTGCGCTGGGAGCTGCACCCGCGCGGGGCCGGCACCCGGCTGGACCTGTTCGTGGAGGTGCCTGCTGACGAAGACATCGCCAAGGCCTGTGCGGGGTTCGAGGGCCATCTGGAGATGCTGGCCACGGCGCTGGAAGGCGTGTCGACGCGGTTCCCGTTCGATCTGTTCGTGCAGACCCGCAAGTCGTACGCCGAGCAGGTGGCGCGGCTGGGCTAG
- the ahcY gene encoding adenosylhomocysteinase codes for MNAVARTFSTEGDYKVADISLADWGRKELDIAEHEMPGLMSIRRKYAATTPLKGVRVTGSLHMTIQTAVLIETLKDIGADVRWASCNIFSTQDHAAAAIAATGTPVFAWKGETLEEYWDCTLDALTFTLPDGTLTGPELVVDDGGDVTLLIHKGFELEQGDDSWVNSASGSHEEQVIKNLLKRVASERPGYWTRVVKDWKGVSEETTTGVHRLYQLAEKGKLLVPAINVNDSVTKSKFDNLYGCRESLADGLKRALDVMLAGKVAVVCGYGDVGKGSAASLRAYGARVIVTEIDPICALQAAMEGYEVTTVEDTLGRADIYVTTTGNKDIITLAHMQAMKDQAIVCNIGHFDNEIQVDALYASGAVKTNIKPQVDKFTFGNGNSIFLLAEGRLVNLGCATGHPSFVMSNSFSNQTLAQIDLWANKDAYEAKVYILPKKLDEEVARLHLEKIGVKLTRLTSEQADYLGVSMDGPYKPEHYRY; via the coding sequence ATGAACGCCGTAGCCAGGACTTTTTCGACCGAGGGCGACTACAAGGTCGCCGACATCTCGCTGGCCGACTGGGGCCGCAAGGAACTGGACATCGCCGAGCACGAGATGCCGGGCCTGATGTCGATCCGCCGCAAGTACGCCGCCACCACGCCGCTCAAGGGCGTGCGGGTGACCGGCTCGCTGCACATGACCATCCAGACCGCGGTGCTGATCGAGACGCTGAAGGACATCGGCGCCGACGTGCGCTGGGCGTCGTGCAACATCTTCAGCACCCAGGACCACGCCGCCGCCGCGATCGCCGCCACCGGCACCCCCGTGTTCGCCTGGAAGGGCGAGACGCTGGAGGAATACTGGGACTGCACGCTGGATGCGCTCACCTTCACCCTGCCCGACGGCACCCTGACCGGCCCGGAGCTGGTGGTGGATGACGGCGGCGACGTCACCCTGCTGATCCACAAGGGCTTTGAACTCGAGCAGGGCGACGACAGCTGGGTCAATTCGGCCTCCGGCAGCCACGAGGAGCAGGTGATCAAGAACCTGCTCAAGCGCGTCGCCAGCGAGCGCCCCGGCTACTGGACCCGCGTGGTCAAGGACTGGAAGGGCGTCTCCGAGGAAACCACCACCGGCGTGCACCGCCTCTACCAGCTGGCCGAGAAGGGCAAGCTGCTGGTGCCGGCGATCAACGTCAACGACTCGGTCACCAAGTCGAAGTTCGACAACCTGTATGGCTGCCGCGAGTCGCTGGCCGATGGCCTGAAGCGCGCGCTGGACGTGATGCTGGCCGGCAAGGTGGCGGTGGTGTGCGGCTATGGCGACGTCGGCAAGGGCTCGGCGGCCTCGCTGCGTGCCTACGGCGCCCGCGTCATCGTCACCGAGATCGACCCGATCTGCGCGCTGCAGGCGGCGATGGAAGGCTATGAAGTAACGACCGTCGAGGACACCCTCGGCCGCGCCGACATCTACGTCACCACCACCGGCAACAAGGACATCATCACCCTGGCGCACATGCAGGCGATGAAGGACCAGGCCATCGTCTGCAACATCGGCCACTTCGACAACGAGATCCAGGTCGATGCGCTGTACGCCAGCGGCGCGGTGAAGACCAACATCAAGCCGCAGGTGGACAAATTCACCTTTGGCAATGGCAACAGCATCTTCCTGCTGGCCGAAGGCCGGCTGGTGAACCTGGGCTGCGCCACCGGCCACCCCAGCTTCGTGATGTCGAACTCGTTCTCCAACCAGACGCTGGCGCAGATCGACCTGTGGGCCAACAAGGACGCCTACGAGGCCAAGGTCTACATCCTGCCGAAGAAGCTGGACGAGGAGGTGGCGCGCCTGCACCTGGAGAAGATCGGGGTGAAGCTGACCAGGCTCACCAGCGAACAGGCCGACTACCTCGGCGTGTCGATGGACGGCCCGTACAAGCCGGAGCACTACCGCTACTGA
- the metK gene encoding methionine adenosyltransferase codes for MSSYLFTSESVSEGHPDKIADQISDAVLDAILAQDKQARVACETLVKTGAAIVAGEVTTSAWVDIEALARQVINGIGYDNSSVGFDGHTCAIINMLGKQSPDINQGVDRKKPEDQGAGDQGLMFGYACNEAPEFMPAPLYYSHRLVEQQAKVRKSGKLKWLRPDAKSQVTLRYDGNTVLGLDAVVLSTQHDPDIKQKDLIEAVRTHILAPVLPKKWLDALPKNKVHINPTGKFVIGGPVGDCGLTGRKIIVDTYGGMARHGGGAFSGKDPSKVDRSAAYAARYVAKNIVAAGLADKCEVQVSYAIGVAQPTSISVTTFGTGKVGDDVIEKLIRAHFDLRPYAITRMLDLEHPIYQPTASYGHFGRKPKEISYTDGEGKKHKATTFSWEKTDKAEALRKAAKLK; via the coding sequence ATGTCCAGCTACCTGTTCACCTCCGAATCGGTCTCCGAAGGCCATCCGGACAAGATCGCCGACCAGATTTCCGATGCGGTGCTGGACGCGATCCTGGCCCAGGACAAGCAGGCGCGCGTGGCCTGCGAGACGCTGGTGAAGACCGGCGCCGCCATCGTGGCCGGCGAGGTCACCACCAGCGCGTGGGTGGACATCGAGGCGCTGGCGCGCCAGGTGATCAACGGCATCGGCTACGACAATTCCAGCGTCGGCTTCGACGGCCACACCTGCGCCATCATCAACATGCTCGGCAAGCAGTCGCCCGACATCAACCAGGGCGTGGACCGCAAGAAGCCGGAAGACCAGGGCGCGGGCGACCAGGGCCTGATGTTCGGCTACGCCTGCAATGAAGCGCCCGAATTCATGCCGGCCCCGCTGTACTACAGCCACCGGCTGGTGGAACAGCAGGCCAAGGTGCGCAAGAGCGGCAAGCTGAAGTGGCTGCGCCCGGACGCCAAGTCGCAGGTCACCCTGCGCTACGACGGCAACACCGTGCTGGGCCTCGACGCGGTGGTGCTGTCCACCCAGCACGATCCGGACATCAAGCAGAAGGACCTGATCGAGGCGGTGCGCACGCACATCCTCGCCCCGGTGCTGCCCAAGAAGTGGCTGGACGCGCTGCCGAAGAACAAGGTGCACATCAACCCGACCGGCAAGTTCGTGATCGGCGGCCCGGTGGGCGACTGCGGCCTGACCGGCCGCAAGATCATCGTCGACACCTACGGCGGCATGGCCCGCCACGGCGGCGGCGCGTTCTCCGGCAAGGACCCGTCGAAGGTCGACCGCAGCGCCGCCTACGCCGCGCGCTACGTGGCCAAGAACATCGTCGCCGCCGGCCTAGCCGACAAGTGCGAAGTGCAGGTGTCCTACGCCATCGGCGTGGCCCAGCCGACCTCGATCTCGGTCACGACCTTCGGCACCGGCAAGGTCGGCGACGACGTGATCGAGAAGCTGATCCGCGCGCACTTCGACCTGCGTCCGTACGCGATCACTCGCATGCTGGACCTGGAGCACCCGATCTATCAGCCCACCGCCAGCTACGGCCACTTCGGCCGCAAGCCGAAGGAAATCAGCTACACCGACGGCGAAGGCAAGAAGCACAAGGCCACCACCTTCTCCTGGGAGAAGACCGACAAGGCCGAAGCGCTGCGCAAGGCGGCGAAGCTGAAGTAA